TGCCTGTTGTCCCTTATTGCCTTACTTCTATTTACACCTTAAGCGGTGTATGCTTTTaaagtgtatttttaaaaatattcagtttttttttaattgaaaaaagtcagacaacaattgcatttttaaaaaatatatatgattaTTACATCGTATTGTCTTTATCATTCAAGGTCAAGAACTTGCCAAAGCGACAAGTGTCACTATAATATTTCAACCTTGGTTTCTTCAaacttcaaaaaaaagaaaaattctccCAAACAGTGAAAATGTGCTATGGTCTGATGTGTGCTGACTTCGTTTAgcctgagtttgaatgtgctctgttattatttttatcatcccctttgttttgaaattgagTTTGAAAGGTTGCAGGTCACATTGATGATGGcaaaccatttttattttgctttaattttttacttatttttttgtgcctccGTTTGGTGTTAGTACACCACTTGATTTTaactccagcacctcctcaCCAGCCTCTCCTCTTCTTTTTctaattttgctttgtttgtatcCTCCTCTTGCCCCCTCCGCCATTCCCATCAGTTCACTGAGCCTCCGCGCGCATCCTCATTCATCCTCCCTCTCCTTCCGCACAGCCTAATGAAGTCAAGACCCCAGCGCAGTCCCCACTCTGCCACAGTTTTCCTGGGCACCCCAACAATTTATCACTTTGTCAGTGAGACACTTAAAGTTCCTGGGCTTTAATAAGGGCACGCGGGTGGGACAATGGGGGCAATTAGGAAAGCAGAGCAAGGCTGTTTTGCATATTTACTAAATGCGCTTGAGTCATTGCCGCAGCCACCGTTGGCTACATGAATTATTCCTCTATCTGCCATAAACAGCTGGGTAATTATTACTGCCATCATCTGATAAATAGACTCGCCTATGATGCCGCAACAACACAGGAACTTATTTTGCTTTCACTTGAAGAAACGCGCAGACAGTGTGGCCGCGGTTATTTATTCTCCTCTCCTGTGGCGTCTCACATCCTCCGGCGACTTTTTCTCCTGTCTCTCTTTTCTCCAGCCTTCTTCATCGCTCCCTTTCTCATGTCCCTCCCAAGGACATTGATGAAAGGCGAGCCGCTACACTGGAGTGGGACCTGCGCTGCCAACATTCCCCATTTCGACGCGTCACTCTTTCTTTTGCCGCTTCTTTCTGATCCAGTTTGGTGGAGACAAGTTCACTCCCTCAGTTTGATTGGATTTGTATattcagtgcgtgtgtgtgtgtggtgtgtgtgcggCGTCGCATAATCTGGCTGCTGTGCTCTCCTTGACTCTTAAGAAAATTACTTTTGAGGAGGAAACAAAGAAGGGACATGAGGACGGTCTGAGAATGTTTCAACGTTTTTTAAGAGGGGGAATAAAAATATGGATCATATAATGTTTTTTCATACTTTACAGAAGGAACTGATCCATTTGTGAGTCACTTACCGGCATGGAAAGTCAGTGCAAGAAGCTCAATATATTGAGCTGGTCATGGTCTCAATCGAGTGTCTGACAGCCCCCTTCTCTTCCTTGCCTACTATTGAATCATTTAATTGGAGCAATTAAAGCAGCCAATCAGGTCACGTCTCCATTAAATATTTAGAACGTGGCCAATTAGTTGCACTGTTGCTGGCCTTGATGACCGCATGTGTGGACCGCTGTCCCGCACTGCCTCTGTCTCTGATATCCCTTGAGGCCTTTGACTCCTCATTCTGAACCAGGGGCTAAATTATTGAGGGAGAGGTGGGAAATTTAGCTGTACCGTATTAGCCATTAAATCAGTGAACAGACCTGGGTCAGGTCGGTTTGGGTTTCGGTGATTTGAACCGGCCTTAAGCTTGATTGGTTCCTGCATTCGCCGTCTCCATACTAGATGAGATTTTCTCTGGTCTGTCAGTCATGTGATGAGTATCGTGcttcatatttttctttatgTTTAGACAACTCATatatcatatactgtatgtatctcTAAAGTCAATGGTGTCAACCTCATTTTTCatgggccacatgaaatgatgttgTGAATGCGAAACCATATCATTGCATAATCATCGACCTGGTactattgtttatttgtttacacaacaaattgttgaataactcgttttgaaatcagaagtcaaagaAAAGAATTTGGTAATTATCTGCAAAAATAAGCACCACCAAATCTGCTCTCAAGTTTGACCATTTACTttcccttctttctttttttttgcgttcatcactcattcattcatttatacacacacacacacacacacacacacacagtgcatgTGCAGCGTGCCGAACAGGGCTAATGAGGGTTGTATGTTGTGTCGGCGGGTTGGGTCGACACAGATCGAGATGCCTTCAGCCGTTACAAATCTGTTTGGCTTTTGTCCACTACACAGCAATTAATAATGCTGGGGCTGGGGGCAGGGAAACAAAGGTCACCCATTcagcccaacacacacacacgcacacacacacacacaaacacttagaCGCATGCTCATCCCCATAGTAATGTTCAACGCTGAACTCAAATTCAGGAAAGCCCTTTGAACACTGCATGAATATTGTCACGAGTTATTGTCTACTTTGGCAGTCACACGACAGAAATATTGGACCATATCCATTTTCGAAAAGCAGTTTAATGCATTGATGAACATAAACACTTTCATAAAGTACCTTGTAAGCTGTGCACATCGAATTATTTCACGAAGCGCTTTGTCCCGGAGTAAATCCAAACTACATATTTCATATTAATAAGTAATATTCCAGTTAGCCGGGTTGACAAATGAAGGCCAAGCAACCTCGATATTTATGCATATAGGCACTATCATACATAAACATGCGCAAATTCTTAAACTACTGAGTTTAacacctaaacacacacacacgcatgcacccaCATTCTTGCGAGTGGGTAATGTTCtgcatatttcatttatttggtaATTTAATCCAATGCcgagaaagaaatgaaaatgcaaagGCGCCGGCAACCACgttgtgatttctttttaaagGCTACTATCGCCGATGAATGTATTAACCCGCCATTACACACCCGCTAAGAATATTCTGATTCGTCTGTTGAGGTCTGTAATAGAAAATAGAAGTCGGATACAACAGTGGAGTGGAAGCAGTGAAAATGGCCGAATTGTTGATGAGCAAAGAGCGAACTCGTACTGGGATTGCTCTTGTGGAAATAGATTggcttttgcgtgtgtgtgcgtgttttcacATTACCGTCATATGAGGGTTTTAGTAATTGTTTCCAATTCCCTCTTTTAAGTTATTACCCCCTTGTAACAATAAGGCTTGGTGATTGCCGGATGAAATTGCTGTGTATGGGCTTTTAATGCATCCCATTTAAGCAGCTCGGCTTAACAGATGTCACAGACAGACCTATCCTGGCTGTTGTGATGAAATATATTCATCATCTTCCCACTTATACCCTCACACTCGTTCACtttaaccccgcccccccatcccccacctttCCCCGTTCTCTTGTTTTTCTCCCACGGTGCCTCTGCTGTCCCAGCCTCTTATTATCAGCCGCTTTTTCATTCATCTGAAGGACACTTCAGGGAATTACCACCAAAGGCTGCATGATAAATACACAGACACGGATCCACATTAATAGTACTATATGTGCTCAAAACTTCATATTTAGTCCTTAAAATAGAAAGCAGTTTTCCTCTACTTTCATAATTATAATGCATGAATAACGAAGCTTATATTTAAACAATATGCATGCATGGTAATATTTTGTCCCAATGTTTTTGAGATATTGAATGTGATTGAATTCAAATCTCAGAAAGAACGTCGATATAAAAATGCTGGTTTTAAATGAGTTTTGAAGCCCAATCAGTGGTATCCATTTGTTTTTAGGGGAGAGATGGATCAACTTGAAGAGCTCCAGAAGAAAGAGAGAGTCTGTCTGAAAAAAGTGAAGGAACAGAAAGCTAAACTCTATCAAGCTTACAGGTGGCATCACCTACTCAGCACCAAGCGGGTTTGTCGGAGACACACACTCGCGCACGGTCACAATGTTGTCGGCTTGATCATGAGCAAACCAAATGGGTATTCCATGTTCTCCATAAACAGTTTCATATACTCAATTGCAGGCcagattctaaaaacatgcatggtaggttaaacACAGATCCTAAATTGTCTGTCGGTGTCCGTGTGAGtgtgatttgttgtttgtttgtgtcctgcaattggctggcgacccaACCCtcgcctttttttggggggggggggggtacatctTATAAGCTTTTGTGTAAAATgggaattttgttttttggtgtgttcAGCATTTCCTAATTCACTGGGTGTTGAGTTCAGAGAAAAGTTCTACTTCTCCCACAATTCTCAGCTGGCCTGTTGTCTCGATggatactgtatacagtatattgtctcTTTCTGCATATGGTGGGGGACTCTTTCCCTTCATAGCTCTGATGACCTTGTCAGCAATGAATAGATGGCTCTCCCACACAGTTCATCCTTCTGCACTTCTCGGAccccggcacacacacacacacacacgctcacatttTACCAAAAGGCCCCAAGTCCCTCTGACAGAGACAGAGATGCTGTGTTCTTGGGGTCAACATCATTGCTCTTCCCATAGCTTGCTCGTTGCTACTGTGGGATTAAGTGCGTCtgcgtttgtgtgaatgtgtgtctgtgtttgtggcaAGTGACACAGTTTGTGAGCTTTCTGAGGGTTGTTTTGGGGGCTTATCTCTGACACATGTCCCACACCACTCGCAGTTCATGTCAGACATGACTACAGTAAATGACGATGTTTGggattattttgtgtgtgaacGTGTGCTGCTTTATGCATGTGGAAATAAGCAGTTGTTCTGGTTTTCAGTCAATATGCAAATTCTGTTTGTAGTATTAGTATTCATTAGTTCATTCATTCCCTTGTAATTTGGTGAAGTGACAGTAAATTTGTTAAACGACATAAGATAGTTTTGCTTCGGTAAGGGACACGCATTCTCCGATCCGATATTGCCAAGCTCCGTATTAACTGAAGTTAATAGACTTTATTTTACAAATACAGACTAAATCCTCAGCAATATTAAACAAACCTTTACTAATCAACTGGTCtctaaatgttattttgaaaagcGCTGAGACGCGGTCATCCTCATTTCCCACTTAAACCCTTTTCTCATTTTTGGAGTGTCCTAAAAATCTTGTGGCGTTATTAGCATATAAAGTAGAGTCTGACAACTCAAAGCTTTGGTCTGGTAATTAAGATACGTGCACAAGGATCACTGTGATGTGAATAATTCTTACTTGGGCCTTCTGGAACAAATCCACTTCAGAtcttgtgtatatatgtgtgtggttATGCTTGTGTGTAATGGAATTTTTGAACACGTGTTCATTATACCACGTTGTGTGCTTTTTGTGAAATTGGGAAAAGTGGATGCGAATCTGTGTCATTTGCTCATATAAAGTAATGTGAAGATGATGTCTATCGCTTGAATAGGGTTTCCCATCTCTTGCCCTTTAGTGCCCAGGGGTCTTCAACTCTCCATTCAGGCTGGCCCCCCATGAGATGGAGTTACTACTGAGGCAGGTCAAGTACCAGGCCCCCACCAAGCTTGTCCCGAGGGACTGCGCTCCTCTGACACCTGCAGCTCCTACACTCCCCAGTTTTCATGAGACTGTTGAATCCCCGAGGAGCAAAACAAGAGCTGGCTGTTCCCCCAGGCCCATACCTCCCCGCACAGCTAGCGCAAAACAGCAGGTAAGATGGTCTTCAATCGAAGGTTCACATCACTGTCCTCCACCAAAATCCCCTCTTACCAAACACGCATCGTAGTAAATTCCTCCCTCCAAGCTTAGCTGTATTGTCCACAAAAGACCACTTCCTAGGGGTGGTTGTGAATTTGAATTAGGGCTTCAACTAATGATTATATTAATATTCGATTAATCAGTCAATCATTTTGTCGATTAATCTGTAAAATTGGTTTTCAAATAAcatgacattatttcaaattgacagtgcacaAACATGAAGGAAGTATGATTCAGTTAATCATTTGGTCCGTAACATGTCATAAAATACACAAATTTTGACCACTGTcaaagcaaatgttttgttttgattcaacCAACGATAATCGGTTGGCTTTCATGGCGTAGCGTAGAAATCGGAcagtatttactgttgagaaactgaaatttaaaaaggtGTCGAAACAATGCATCAATCAGCAAAAACAATTATCAATACATTTGAGAATCGATTAGTCGTCAGTTCATCAAATAATAGTTGGACCACATGAgttattgttttattgattgTAATGCAACTATAGTCCTGTACTGCAAAGCACCTGACCTTTGACACAATGATGAACTGAGGattccaaaatattttattttttcttggcCCGTGCAACACCTGTCCAAAATGATTTGTAGAAATCAAGAGACTGGCCTTTTTATGTGTAGTCATCAATACAGAATGGGAGATGAAGCAAAAGTAAAACTAATCCCTGCAGATACGAGAGCAATAATTTTATAGTGTCCTTCTCATGATTTGAGACCCCAACGTACTCGCCTTGCCCAATGGGGAATTATTCCCGTTGAAGGCAGAGATGCTTGAAAACTAATTGAATGGCATCATTGAAACATGGCACACAGCTCTCTCGTAGATAACTGTAAAGAGACGTGAACCATCTCTGATTGAACGTTGTTAGTGTGCAGCTCTGTCACAATTGTACGCATGGGTGACATGTTGGAAAAGCCCAATTTATGTTAATTGGTAAtaattattgtgttgttttttgttttattgtgtgaTCAATGCATCCATCTGATTTTACTCCCAATGTGTTTGATTGTCTTTACGTTTAAGATTAACATAAATGACATAATACAAGAGTTGAGTGGCAAAAGTGTGTGTCACTTTTTCACTTGTAGAGGTCTAATAATTGACATTCAAAACATTTAACGGAAATCTGAACTAGGATACATTTCTGTAGTTTGTTGTTTTCTGTCTTATTAGTGCAGACAGGCCCGCTTTCTTTCTTCTGCTTTTACCCCATTCACCCCTAACTACCGTGATGACTATCTGGTAGTGATGGATAAGGTTGAGGTGGAGGTTGTGCAAATGGTCAGGCCAGGCCACTGATCCCATGGCGATAGGAGCAAGGACAGGTTGCCCCACACCTGTCCCTTCCTCTgtatctcccccccccaccccccgccaaaCCGCCTTTTTCAAAGCCAACAAGGTCACCTCCGCAAAGCAACAACATGTACCATCTCCTTAATCTGTGCTACACTGTCGAATTGAACATTCaattctcaaactgcttcaaacaacaaagcgtgtgctTAGGACTGCAcggctgtccgtgttttatgtcatgtcttgtgtttattattttactttgttaactgttttgttaaacgatttgttacagctgccgctgttgtgaaagcgctatataaatcagcatgtattgtattctattgtattgtattgtattgtattatattgtattgtattgtattgtatttgcacAAGTTACACGTTTGTGCAAGCACATCCATTTGCGTTGGTGAATTTTGGATTTGGAGCATGAACAAAGTTATTATGTATTATATAGTCatggtgtcatttttattgtataGATTTATTTTCAAGTCATCTATAATCTTGAAAGAAATGTCGGCTATTGAGAATTAACATTTCTAAATGATTATTGTgttcacggggagaacatgcaaactccacacagggaggccggagctggactttaacccggtacctctgcactgtgaggttgctaaccactcgataaccgggccgccccaccgtATTCATTTGCTTGGCAATTACGTTTCACAGCTGTGATGATGCAGCAATTGTGATTAAATGATGACGGAAGTTGAAGCTCAGCGTACATATAGCTCAGCGTATCATTTCTTTATCTTGCTCCCACAATGGCGCCACTTATGTTTCTTTCATTGCTCACTTACTTTAAGACTACTTTAGATggattgtgtcttttttttcctctctgcctCTCCTGTGGTGTGATTGGCTTCTGCTTTTAGCTGTAAAACCATCACCAACTGCAGAAAGATTGACAGAGAGGAGAAGCTGAAACAGAAAGAAGCAGTCATCATTGACTGATAATTGTAACTCTCTTTGGTTATTTCAGGTCCGGATCAGAGACCCTGTGGAGACGTGGGAGCCAAGTGTACGTTTTCCTGAGCTTTTCGTGGGTCTGCACAGCTCGTGCACACATTTGGACGAGGCTCAGAATGATTTGCGAGCCTACAGTGGCACAAGGTCAGTCAAgaaagtatttttaattttttttctggactgCAACATTAGCTTGACTCCATCCATTGTTTTTTATGTTCCATATTGTTCACGGGTGAGcgggagcttatcccagctgatttgggGCCGGGTACACTTTGGGCTGCTCGTCAGGCTATGACCCGAGAcctatagacaaacaatcactcacattcacaaatATGGACAAATTGAATATTCAGTTAAGCTAACATACACATTttgggaatatgggaggaagccagagtaccaaAACAGACCACACGCAAGTATTGGGAGAACATGAACATTCTATTCAGGGCGGCCTGAGGTGAGGTTTAAATCTTTGGCATAAGATAGACTGCATTGTCTAATTAGAGCCAATAAAGGCTGTGTCGAAATGATCTACTCATACAACGATAATAAAAGGCATCCGCAGATCTTGAacaaaaagtcttaaattttccaaaatgaagGCCCTAATTAGCCTGACAGTTGACACTTAATTCTTATATGTGCCATTGAACAGGTCTGAAAATGCCACAGCAATGAACAACAGTTGCTTTATTCTCTCAGgaaacattttgtaaagaatGCAAAATTAGTTTATGTCTGTCATCCAGTTTGCCATAAATTGTATGTAAATTCATCTCAAATATGGTGTAATTgatgataggctccagcaccctccgcgaccctcgtgaggatcaagcggtacagaagatggatGATTTTGATCCAACAGCCTATTTAACACAGCCTTCAAAAGAGTTTTAAAATACTCAGACTGCTTTCTTCATCCATCAGAGACACTGTGATATCGCTCAGTTTGACTGTCACACCGCTTAAGGGCCAGTAGATTAGAAACACGCCTATGTTGCACTCAAGTACAACACTATTACAAACTGCCACTACCAAATGAAATTTTCTAAAAATCCATGATTGTATCTTTCACGTGTGGATTATTATCTTtaaaacaaagggaaaaaatgagTATGAGTGTGTAATGTGCCGACATGTGAAAATGTCTCGATACTTAACACAAGCACATTCGTTCCACATTAAGTAACAAATGAACACATCCTACGGAAACGTCATGAGGATATGCCTGGTGATTATTTGAACACTGCTTTGGTGCCCATTTCTTATTAACAGTGTCACAGGCTTTTCCGTGTAATTAagatcagtgtgtgtgcgtttgtatgtaACAAGTGTCGCTGCGGTGTATTTGTGACTTTGTTAAACACTTGATTAGAACCTCATTACTACTCACGGACTAATCTACTCTGCTATGTGTGAAGTGCTCGTATTAACCCTCAGCTTGATCTCGCGCACGCTGTAATTTCCCTGGCAACAGAACAAAAGACCACCCAGTTTTCTCACCACTATACTCTTCTGTGGTATTTAACGCCGCTTCAATCACACAACTGAAGCTGCGCGGATAAAGATGCGAGTGTCTGACATAGAAAATCAGTGAGTGACTTGTAGCTATGCCAGGTGTACTAACAGCCGGTGAGTTAGAGCAGATCTTAGTCTATTTTTGAGAGGGATGATAATAAATATAGAAAATATTAGAAACCACTTCCTGTGActcagtgaaaaagaaaaaaccctGGGTCGGATCGGGACGTCCAGCATGGCATGGTGttgtctgccaaattcccaaacatggtAAATTACACTTGTACACATGTAAATGAAGATGTGGCAGTTTCTACGCTAGCGCGCCTTTGCTTGTCTACGAAAATAAAGCCCTGAGTGTCACGTTACCGATCCGGTGGTTTGGCCCAGTACAGTGTACAGTACATTGATTAATCACATgtcctatatatttttttttcgctctgTCTAACTGTTGGTCAACCAGCGAACCAGAAAATATGCACCACCATTTGGACCACAACAGCATTGGCATTCCTCATCCCGGCAATGTTAAGACCTTTGCATAGTGCTCAACTGCTCATACACTGACATCAACAGAAGGTAGGTTGTCCATTTTAAATACATATTCATAAGGGTTAtttaatgtaccgtattttctacactaaaaagtgcacctaaaagccttccattttcttaaaagctcacagcactccttaaaatccgatgcgccttgtgtctggtcattacggtaatattcgacgccaaaatggctccttgttcgagacatgctgacaacacaGACTTCAAACTTAAggtgatcggttacgcagttgaacacggaaatggaGCAGCGGCAGGAGAgctcaacgttaacgagtcaatgttagaacttgctgttgcttaagtgaactgtgtccctgctttattaaataatttttcctgacatctgatcattctgttggtgtttccttgaagatagctccatctagtgaaggcattgtagattgcgtcttataatgcggtgcacccaatgtatgaagaaaaattactaaatagaccattcattgaaggtgcgcctcataatccagtgtgccttttagtgtgggaAAATACGGAATGTATTTGAAGAACTTCGTAAGTCATCATTGGAGATTATATACCTACCACACTGCCCTCAGATGGATCGTGCGGATAGCAGGCAATTGCCAGCTTTGCGCTTACCATTCAGTTCATATAGATATAAGCAATAGAGTGGGGTTGACTGAGGGGTTGCCAGGGCTCCCGCCTCAAATGTCACACAATATTCTTCCTTCGCataaaaagatggaaaaacagACTCTTGGTGCAGTCAAGCCCTTTCAATTTGATTTGCACAAATTTGTCAAAAGTGACAGCAATTTAATAAATCGGCGCTCTCTATCACACGCATATgtacacccacccacacacgccAACACAATTCCCAGTTATGCCCTCCATTGCCCCCTTTCCATGTATACGTAAATGAGGTGTATgcatggctgtgtgtgtgtgtctgcatgtcgGAGAAGGAGCGTGTGTGCACGTGGGCCCTGCGGTCTGGTCCAGGCATTAGGTAATTGACTGTGTCTTTGCTCAAGGCCTTTCATGGATCACCGTCCTTTATTAGCTCACTTTCCAGCAAGCACGCGCATACATAtatgtgcatgcacacacacaaagttcccAGCAGTTCCAGCCCAACCTCTTACCCCCCACTACCAGCATCGCCCAGACCCAATTGCCCAGAAACAAGGATTGAAACAAgcgaggagaaagagagagagaagagcaagagaaggagagagagcagCGACACGGGGATGAACTAACACGGCCCCAGGAAGTGGAGATAAATAAGAATGGGGATTGAGTGGGTGGGTGAATGGGGTCTCTTGCAGCTGAACACTAAGGCTGTATGAGTATGGTCTGTTTTGATTCAGTGGTCTATACAGGCTTCataaaatacagaaagaaaaaaaatcgcctctgaAATGCATCTTTTAAGACACCATCCTAAAATTAGAGTGATGCACAAAAGAAAACAGGCACAGTCCACTCTGactaaaatattaaaattatttatgTAAAAAGTGAATGTTGTATTGACCAGGTTAATTTATTTATAGCAAgattatatttattgtattcatttctACATAATCAAATTGCGTACACATTCAGCACATCTTgttcaattcattttaaatccattgTCATAGTGTTCAGAGTTCAAATGATAAAAATTGTTCCGATCTCCGAATATGTATGTATCTGGATACATATCTATCTTCACATGTTAAAACTGCAATCTTAACAGTTTACTGTCTGTAGACACATCACCATTTGGCAAAATGCACAATCCTGACTGGACCAAATGTACTTTGTGCACACCTGTCCAATGAATCAATTTGGGTTTGTGTAAAACAAGCCAAAGTCTAAGATTATGGGGAAACTAAGGCATCCAGCACCAATTGATTGATGTTTTGATTAATGCCAAAGTCAGATTCCATGCATGGAGCCCAATATCGAGCCGACAGACGTGTCGCAGACAAACGTAGTGTCTTTGAGTTGTCTTGACGCGCAGTAGCCCGTGTAGCCTGACATAATCTACAATTAGTCATGAGACCATTCATCATTCGATTCTTCGGCATTGACCAATCGGAAGACGGTGCCCTCCGATTTATGACAAGAGACTGGAATCACAATGtggtgtacagtatttccaaaggGACATGAAAAAAAGGGGAACTATTTAAAGTAAATGAAGGATTTAAACTCATGCTATGTTTGCTAACAGCAAAGCTAGTCGCTGATTAGCAAACGTGGCGTGATTAAACAAACATCCCCATACAATTCCTAAATATCCCTGCCGCAACTATATTGTTTTCCCATTCTTGGCCCACTTCTGTTATATTGCTGGCAGTCAGAGCCCTTCTGAGCACATTTCGGTCTGTTGCTTCATCCTTGTGTGCCGCTCTACCTCTATTTGCGCTCTCTTCTCTGCCTGTGTGGTAATTAGTGCGTAAGACCTATCGTTGGAAGCACCCCCAGCTACAGCCGCAGCCAGCAGAGCTTTGTCACAGCTCAGAGGGCCGATGGAGTGGACAGCTCAGCCTTGATACTCATCATCTTCATACTGTGCCGGGGCCATGCCTCCCCCGCAGCCACATTATTTGGCTATGGTATCCAGCCACGCTCCTAATTATTTTCAAATCCCAGCCGAAGCCCTATCACCCGCCCTGCCACGTTACCCTGCTCTGCTTGTAATCATCACCTAAAGCCTTGCTTTGTAGCCTGAAGTCCCATCATTAGCATATCCCAATTTTTGCTAGCTGCATACTCTGCCTCTCTGGCTTGGCCATCACAGCTCTGGAAATAGCTCATGACTCCTGGACCTTTATTTACCATACCCATCTGTGTCACAGCAAGAAAGGCTGTCAGTGTTAATGTGGTGTGCCCTGTCACGACTTACAGCCATCCACACATAATCACACTGATGACAGTCCCCACCTCTCCAGGAATTCAATGGCACCCACATCTTAGGCCGAGGGGTGCTCGCCCTTCCTCTATCGTCCATGTGACCTTGCCCTCATTACACGGGTCCCACCTTCTTGTAAGTCGGCACTCTTCTATTTTATGACCTCAAATGCAAATTACAATAATGGGCGAAAATTCTGACCTGGGCCCTTGCCCTTTAGGAACATCAAATTGAAACTCGGTTTTCCAAGGACTATTGGCCACTCATCTTGACCGTAGTTATCTGCAGTGGGAAGAACTGCTCTAACACTACTTTCCCAACTTTCCTCCTGTCTATTGCTGAATAGCGCGTCTCGGGTAATGGGAGCCAATGCAAGATAATCCTGTGTAAAATCTTTAATTCTACTCAATCACTTACTTTCTTAGTTTCATGAAGTATGTTTTCGGACTGTCGGGGGAAACATAGCACCCTGAGAAATCCACGAAAGCATG
This Hippocampus zosterae strain Florida chromosome 4, ASM2543408v3, whole genome shotgun sequence DNA region includes the following protein-coding sequences:
- the spata17 gene encoding spermatogenesis-associated protein 17 isoform X1; this encodes MAELLQIQCVLEEFRKLQFYKSRLEEATRQQEYRAALRIQSWFRGYRVRFYIRHLHEKAVIIQKIWRGFRARARCRQMVMEAYFIMKRNFYNEMAIRIQRRWRGFYVRKYIHSFYSRKCYLERISRTNELIRGEMDQLEELQKKERVCLKKVKEQKAKLYQAYRWHHLLSTKRCPGVFNSPFRLAPHEMELLLRQVKYQAPTKLVPRDCAPLTPAAPTLPSFHETVESPRSKTRAGCSPRPIPPRTASAKQQVRIRDPVETWEPSVRFPELFVGLHSSCTHLDEAQNDLRAYSGTSEPENMHHHLDHNSIGIPHPGNVKTFA
- the spata17 gene encoding spermatogenesis-associated protein 17 isoform X2, yielding MAELLQIQCVLEEFRKLQFYKSRLEEATRQQEYRAALRIQSWFRGYRVRFYIRHLHEKAVIIQKIWRGFRARARCRQMVMEAYFIMKRNFYNEMAIRIQRRWRGFYVRKGEMDQLEELQKKERVCLKKVKEQKAKLYQAYRWHHLLSTKRCPGVFNSPFRLAPHEMELLLRQVKYQAPTKLVPRDCAPLTPAAPTLPSFHETVESPRSKTRAGCSPRPIPPRTASAKQQVRIRDPVETWEPSVRFPELFVGLHSSCTHLDEAQNDLRAYSGTSEPENMHHHLDHNSIGIPHPGNVKTFA